A window of the Streptomyces luomodiensis genome harbors these coding sequences:
- a CDS encoding metallophosphoesterase family protein: MRVHVVSDVHGNSEDLEKAGDGADALICLGDLILFLDYADHSRGIFPDLFGVENAHRIVELRTARRFEEAREFGNRLWAGLDRDAAIESAVRRQYAELFAAFPTPTYATYGNVDMPALWPEYARPGTTVLDGERVDIGGLVFGFVGGGLRTPMRTPFEIDDETYAAKLAALGEVDVLCTHIPPDVPDLCYDTVARRFERGSAALLEAIHTVRPKYALFGHVHQPLARRMRIGATECVNVGHFASSGTPWALEW; encoded by the coding sequence ATGCGAGTCCACGTGGTGAGTGACGTGCATGGCAACAGTGAGGACCTCGAGAAGGCGGGTGATGGCGCGGACGCCCTGATCTGCCTCGGCGACCTCATCCTCTTCCTCGACTACGCCGATCACTCACGTGGCATCTTCCCCGACCTCTTCGGGGTGGAGAACGCCCACCGCATCGTCGAGCTGCGCACCGCCCGCCGCTTCGAGGAGGCCCGGGAGTTCGGCAACCGGCTGTGGGCGGGGCTCGACCGCGACGCGGCCATCGAGTCCGCGGTCCGCCGGCAGTACGCCGAGCTGTTCGCCGCGTTCCCCACCCCGACGTACGCCACCTACGGAAATGTCGACATGCCCGCCCTGTGGCCGGAGTACGCCCGGCCCGGTACCACCGTCCTCGACGGTGAGCGCGTCGACATCGGCGGGCTGGTCTTCGGGTTCGTGGGCGGCGGGCTGCGCACGCCGATGCGCACCCCGTTCGAGATCGACGACGAGACCTACGCGGCGAAGCTCGCGGCGCTCGGCGAGGTGGACGTGCTCTGTACCCACATCCCGCCGGATGTGCCCGACCTCTGCTACGACACCGTCGCCCGCCGCTTCGAGCGCGGCAGCGCGGCCCTGCTGGAGGCGATCCACACCGTCCGGCCCAAGTACGCCCTCTTCGGCCATGTCCACCAGCCGCTCGCGCGCCGTATGCGCATCGGTGCCACCGAGTGCGTCAATGTCGGACACTTCGCCTCCTCGGGCACCCCCTGGGCCCTGGAGTGGTGA
- a CDS encoding SRPBCC family protein, which translates to MAEHTSSSITIEAAPADVMGVIADFDRYPEWSGEVKEADILTKDDHGRAEQVRMLLDAGAIKDDYVLQYTWTGDDLVSWSLVKSQMLRSLDGSYRLSALDGGRSTEVTYQLTVDVKIPMLGMIKRKAEKVIIDRALAGLKKRVEGA; encoded by the coding sequence ATGGCGGAACACACCAGCTCGAGCATCACGATCGAGGCGGCACCGGCCGACGTGATGGGGGTGATCGCCGACTTCGACCGTTACCCGGAGTGGTCCGGTGAGGTCAAGGAGGCCGACATCCTCACCAAGGACGACCACGGGCGTGCCGAGCAGGTGCGGATGCTGCTCGACGCCGGGGCGATCAAGGACGACTACGTCCTCCAGTACACCTGGACCGGCGACGACCTGGTCAGCTGGTCCCTGGTCAAGTCCCAGATGCTGCGCTCCCTCGACGGCTCCTACCGGCTGTCGGCGCTGGACGGGGGCAGGAGCACCGAGGTGACGTACCAGCTCACCGTCGACGTCAAGATCCCCATGCTGGGCATGATCAAGCGCAAGGCCGAGAAGGTCATCATCGACCGCGCGCTCGCGGGCCTGAAGAAGCGCGTCGAGGGCGCCTGA
- a CDS encoding AMP-dependent synthetase/ligase has protein sequence MREFSLPALYEVPADGNLTDLIRRNAAQHPDVAVVGRKVDGRWEDVTATEFLAEVRAAAKGLIAAGVEPGDRVGLMSRTRYEWTLLDFAIWSAGGVTVPVYETSSPEQVQWILSDSGAVAALVETGLHEAAVESVRDGLPALKHVWQIEDDAIGALRKLGADVPDEKVEERSSIATADSPATIVYTSGTTGRPKGCVLSHRSFFAECGNAVARLKPIFRTGESSVLLFLPEAHVFGRLVEIAAVLAPIKLGHVPDVKSLTDELAAFRPTLILGVPRVFEKVFNAARAKAQAEGKGKIFDKAADTAIEYSKALDTPGGPSLGLRFKHKLFDRLVYGKLRAVLGGRATHAISGGAPLGARLGHFYRGIGFTVLEGYGLTESCAATTFNPWDRQKIGSVGQPMPGSVVRIADDGEVLLHGEHLFTEYWNNEAATADALSDGWFHTGDVGTLDEDGYLTITGRKKEIIITAGGKNVAPAVIEDRIRAHALVAECMVVGDGRPFVGALITVDEEFLPRWAAEHGKPEGVTVAELREDPELLAEIQRAVDDGNAAVSKAESVRKFRIVATQFTEDSGHVTPSLKLKRNVVAKDFATEIEAIYHG, from the coding sequence TTGCGCGAGTTCAGCCTTCCGGCCCTGTACGAGGTCCCGGCCGACGGCAATCTGACGGATCTCATCCGCCGCAATGCCGCCCAGCATCCCGATGTCGCCGTGGTCGGCCGCAAGGTCGACGGCCGTTGGGAGGACGTCACCGCGACCGAGTTCCTGGCCGAGGTGCGCGCCGCCGCCAAGGGTCTGATCGCGGCCGGGGTGGAGCCGGGCGACCGGGTCGGGCTGATGTCGCGCACCCGCTATGAGTGGACGCTGCTGGACTTCGCCATCTGGAGCGCGGGCGGGGTCACCGTGCCGGTGTACGAGACGAGTTCACCGGAGCAGGTCCAGTGGATCCTCAGCGACTCGGGCGCGGTGGCCGCGCTGGTCGAGACCGGGCTCCACGAGGCCGCCGTGGAGTCCGTACGGGACGGCCTGCCCGCCCTGAAGCACGTGTGGCAGATCGAGGACGACGCCATCGGGGCGCTGCGGAAGCTGGGCGCGGACGTGCCCGACGAGAAGGTGGAGGAGCGCTCCTCGATCGCCACCGCCGACTCCCCCGCCACCATCGTCTACACCTCGGGCACCACGGGCCGCCCCAAGGGCTGTGTGCTCTCGCACCGCAGCTTCTTCGCCGAATGCGGCAACGCGGTGGCGCGGCTCAAGCCGATCTTCCGCACCGGTGAGTCGTCGGTGCTGCTGTTCCTCCCCGAGGCGCATGTCTTCGGGCGGCTGGTGGAGATCGCGGCGGTGCTGGCGCCGATCAAGCTCGGTCACGTACCGGATGTGAAGTCCCTGACCGATGAACTCGCCGCGTTCCGGCCCACGTTGATCCTGGGCGTGCCGCGCGTCTTCGAGAAGGTCTTCAACGCGGCGCGGGCCAAGGCGCAGGCCGAGGGCAAGGGCAAGATCTTCGACAAGGCGGCCGACACCGCCATCGAGTACAGCAAGGCGCTGGACACCCCGGGCGGTCCGTCCCTCGGACTCCGGTTCAAGCACAAGCTCTTCGACCGGCTGGTCTACGGCAAGCTGCGGGCTGTGCTGGGCGGCCGGGCCACCCACGCCATCTCCGGCGGGGCGCCGCTGGGCGCGCGGCTGGGCCACTTCTACCGGGGCATCGGCTTCACGGTGCTGGAGGGGTACGGCCTGACGGAGTCCTGCGCGGCGACCACCTTCAACCCCTGGGACCGGCAGAAGATCGGCTCGGTCGGACAGCCGATGCCGGGCTCGGTGGTGCGCATCGCCGACGACGGCGAGGTGCTGCTGCACGGTGAGCACCTCTTCACCGAGTACTGGAACAACGAGGCGGCCACGGCGGACGCGCTCTCGGACGGCTGGTTCCACACCGGGGACGTGGGCACCCTCGACGAGGACGGCTATCTCACCATCACCGGCCGGAAGAAGGAGATCATCATCACCGCGGGCGGCAAGAACGTCGCCCCGGCGGTGATCGAGGACCGCATCCGGGCCCACGCCCTGGTCGCCGAGTGCATGGTCGTCGGCGACGGCCGCCCCTTCGTGGGCGCGCTGATCACGGTGGACGAGGAGTTCCTGCCGCGCTGGGCGGCCGAGCACGGCAAGCCCGAGGGCGTGACGGTGGCCGAGCTGCGGGAGGACCCGGAGCTGCTGGCCGAGATCCAGCGGGCGGTGGACGACGGCAACGCGGCGGTGTCCAAGGCGGAGTCGGTGCGCAAGTTCCGCATCGTGGCCACGCAGTTCACCGAGGACTCCGGGCATGTGACGCCGTCGCTGAAGCTCAAGCGGAATGTGGTGGCGAAGGACTTCGCCACCGAGATCGAGGCCATCTACCACGGCTGA
- a CDS encoding DUF5304 domain-containing protein has product MSDATERPAEPPVTDVPVTEIDPDAWERACAEDLAAERARRRARQTAEEPGSVAEEFLKLADALADKVAGIQAPIGGTAVQGAVQQLIAQAKAAVEPVIERNPDVFEHLAGAGSELLAAYRAAVTGQERRWTQGAAGDTKGRGDEGKSSSSEHIDLD; this is encoded by the coding sequence ATGAGCGATGCCACCGAGCGCCCCGCTGAACCCCCGGTCACCGATGTACCGGTCACCGAGATCGACCCCGACGCCTGGGAGCGCGCCTGTGCCGAGGACCTCGCCGCCGAGCGGGCCCGGCGGCGGGCCCGGCAGACGGCCGAGGAGCCGGGGAGCGTCGCCGAGGAGTTCCTCAAGCTCGCCGACGCGCTCGCCGACAAGGTCGCCGGGATCCAGGCACCGATCGGCGGGACGGCGGTTCAAGGGGCCGTACAACAATTGATCGCACAGGCCAAGGCCGCCGTGGAGCCGGTCATAGAGCGCAACCCAGACGTTTTCGAGCACCTCGCCGGCGCCGGCTCCGAGCTGCTCGCCGCCTACCGCGCCGCCGTGACCGGCCAGGAGCGGCGCTGGACCCAGGGCGCCGCCGGCGATACGAAGGGCCGTGGCGACGAAGGCAAGAGTTCGAGTAGTGAACACATCGACCTCGACTGA
- a CDS encoding ArsA family ATPase, with the protein MRTVLVTGTGGAGRTTVAAATALAAAREGRRTLLLTTDPDGTPEALLGTGPLRSAPGRPADRLPWSVPVELAPGLWAARVVTDEWFRGELAALQERGHGLLDMLGATPLDDEELTVLPGVAAVALLRALRAAQAAPPGAGWDVLVVDMPPAPETVTTLALPEQLRRYLRRLLPAERQAARALRPMLAQLAGVAMPAQKLYETAERWERELAAVQSVIESEATTVRLVVEPGPLADRALRTARAGLALHGCRVDAVIANRLLPTATSDPWLAALSGQQQAALKELYEQWAPAVPVRELPHLGRDPQGLGEVPGLGDPRGAGDAFGAGDARQADPAGPGGDAGRAPGGLAALAGAVGVPEPRPDRPAPDPWTVEDRLADDGVLLWRLPLPGADRDGLGLVRRGDELIVTVGSFHRVLPLPSALRRCTVAGAGLRDGRLEVRFAPDPELWPKRP; encoded by the coding sequence ATGCGTACGGTCCTCGTCACCGGAACCGGCGGCGCGGGCCGCACCACCGTGGCCGCCGCGACCGCCCTCGCCGCCGCCCGTGAGGGGCGACGGACGCTGCTGCTCACCACCGACCCGGACGGCACCCCGGAGGCGCTGCTCGGGACCGGCCCGCTGCGGTCCGCCCCCGGGCGGCCGGCGGACCGGCTGCCGTGGTCCGTACCCGTCGAGCTCGCCCCGGGGCTGTGGGCCGCGCGGGTCGTCACGGACGAGTGGTTCCGCGGCGAGCTGGCCGCCCTCCAGGAGCGCGGCCACGGTCTGCTCGACATGCTCGGCGCGACCCCGCTGGACGACGAGGAGCTGACCGTCCTCCCCGGGGTGGCGGCCGTCGCGCTGCTGCGTGCCCTGCGCGCCGCCCAGGCCGCCCCGCCCGGCGCCGGCTGGGACGTCCTCGTCGTCGACATGCCGCCCGCGCCGGAGACCGTCACCACGCTCGCGCTGCCCGAGCAGCTGCGGCGCTATCTGCGGCGGCTGCTGCCCGCCGAGCGGCAGGCGGCCCGTGCGCTGCGGCCGATGCTCGCCCAGCTGGCGGGGGTGGCGATGCCCGCGCAGAAGCTGTACGAGACGGCCGAGCGCTGGGAGCGGGAGCTGGCCGCCGTCCAGTCGGTGATCGAGTCCGAGGCCACGACGGTACGGCTGGTGGTGGAGCCCGGACCGCTCGCCGACCGGGCGCTGCGCACCGCCCGCGCGGGCCTCGCGCTGCACGGCTGCCGGGTGGATGCGGTCATCGCCAACCGGCTGCTGCCCACCGCCACCTCCGACCCGTGGCTCGCCGCGCTCTCCGGTCAGCAGCAGGCCGCGCTCAAGGAGCTGTACGAACAGTGGGCCCCCGCCGTCCCGGTCCGCGAACTGCCGCATCTGGGCCGCGATCCGCAGGGGCTGGGCGAGGTGCCGGGGCTCGGCGACCCTCGGGGCGCCGGGGACGCGTTCGGGGCCGGGGACGCGCGGCAGGCGGATCCGGCCGGGCCCGGCGGCGACGCCGGGCGCGCCCCGGGCGGCCTCGCCGCGCTCGCCGGGGCCGTCGGGGTCCCCGAGCCGCGGCCCGACCGGCCCGCCCCCGACCCCTGGACCGTCGAGGACCGGCTGGCCGACGACGGGGTGCTGCTGTGGCGGCTGCCGCTGCCCGGCGCCGACCGCGACGGACTGGGGCTGGTGCGCCGGGGCGATGAACTGATCGTCACCGTCGGCTCGTTCCACCGGGTACTGCCCCTGCCGTCCGCCCTGCGCCGCTGCACCGTCGCCGGTGCCGGGCTGCGCGACGGCCGGCTCGAGGTCCGCTTCGCCCCCGACCCCGAGCTGTGGCCGAAGCGGCCGTGA
- a CDS encoding glycosyltransferase family 4 protein has product MDKTLLVTNDFPPRPGGIQAFLHNIALRLDPDRIVVYASTWKRGQEGAEATARFDAEQPYQVVRDRTTMLLPTPRVTRRAVALLREHGCTSVWFGAAAPLGLMAPALRGAGARRLVATTHGHEAAWAQLPAARGLLRRIGGATDTITYLGEYTRSRIAAALDPRAAARMVQLPPGVDEKTFHPGSGGDEIRARLGLAERPVVVCVSRLVPRKGQDTLIRAMPRILRRVPDAVLLIVGGGPYAKDLHRLAETTGVADSVRFTGPVPWEELPAHYGAGDVFAMPCRTRRGGLDVEGLGIVYLEASATGLPVVAGDSGGAPDAVLDGETGWVVRGGSAEQSAERIVTLLEDAELRRRMGERGRAWVEERWRWDLLADRLKSLL; this is encoded by the coding sequence ATGGACAAGACCCTGCTCGTGACCAACGACTTTCCGCCCCGCCCCGGCGGCATCCAGGCGTTCCTGCACAACATCGCGCTGCGCCTCGACCCGGACCGGATCGTCGTCTACGCGTCCACCTGGAAGCGAGGCCAGGAGGGCGCGGAGGCCACCGCCCGATTCGACGCCGAGCAGCCGTACCAGGTCGTCCGTGACCGGACGACCATGCTGCTGCCCACCCCCCGTGTCACCCGCCGCGCGGTCGCGCTGCTGCGTGAGCACGGCTGCACCTCGGTGTGGTTCGGCGCCGCCGCGCCGCTCGGGCTGATGGCCCCCGCGCTGCGCGGGGCGGGGGCGCGGCGGCTGGTGGCCACGACGCACGGCCACGAGGCGGCCTGGGCGCAGCTGCCCGCCGCCCGGGGGTTGCTGCGGCGGATCGGCGGGGCCACGGACACCATCACCTATCTCGGTGAGTACACCCGCTCCCGGATCGCCGCCGCGCTCGACCCCCGGGCCGCCGCCCGGATGGTCCAACTCCCGCCCGGTGTGGACGAGAAGACCTTCCATCCCGGCTCGGGCGGCGATGAGATCCGGGCCCGGCTGGGCCTCGCCGAGCGGCCCGTGGTGGTCTGCGTCTCCCGGCTGGTGCCGCGCAAGGGGCAGGACACGCTGATCCGGGCCATGCCGCGGATCCTGCGGCGGGTGCCGGACGCCGTGCTGCTGATCGTCGGCGGCGGGCCGTACGCGAAGGATCTGCACCGGCTCGCGGAGACCACGGGCGTGGCCGATTCCGTACGGTTCACCGGCCCGGTCCCCTGGGAGGAGCTGCCCGCCCACTACGGCGCGGGCGACGTCTTCGCCATGCCCTGCCGCACCCGCCGCGGCGGACTGGACGTCGAGGGCCTGGGCATCGTCTATCTGGAGGCGTCCGCGACCGGGCTGCCGGTCGTCGCCGGGGACTCGGGCGGAGCGCCGGACGCGGTGCTGGACGGGGAGACCGGGTGGGTGGTCCGGGGCGGCTCCGCCGAGCAGAGCGCCGAGCGCATCGTGACGCTCCTGGAGGACGCCGAGCTGCGCCGCCGCATGGGTGAGCGGGGCCGCGCCTGGGTCGAGGAGCGCTGGCGCTGGGATCTGCTCGCCGACCGCCTGAAGTCGCTGCTGTGA
- a CDS encoding C40 family peptidase, translating into MASRRHRAAKPGSGRATVTAAASAAVVASAAALAAVAAGAEPHDPAGRPSSRSPGDRIATLYAQAERATERYNAARTRAQGLRRQVDRLQDRVARGQGRVNRMRMALGALAGDQYRSGGIDPGLVLLLSEDPAQYLDKAATLERITSRQAAQLRVLQGAQRTLRQERAEAAAKLVKLEHSRRAVARHKRTVQRRLATARRLVHQLPPREWETYARRASRAGGREPGALAGGLPGSAPGSVHGRGSGSVHGSGSGSGSGWGGFPDGLTGGPDFAPSSGRAAAAVDAARAALGLPYAWGQAGPTAFDCSGLTQWAYARAGVAIPRTSQAQAHAGQPVPLSQARPGDLVVYRSDASHVALYAGNGQVIHAPYPGARVRYDPVGMLPISSITRV; encoded by the coding sequence GCACTGGCCGCCGTGGCGGCCGGTGCCGAACCGCATGACCCGGCGGGCCGTCCCTCGTCCCGGTCCCCCGGCGACCGGATCGCCACCCTCTACGCCCAGGCGGAGCGGGCCACCGAGCGCTACAACGCGGCTCGGACGCGCGCCCAGGGCCTGCGCCGCCAGGTCGACCGGCTCCAGGACCGGGTCGCCCGCGGCCAGGGGCGGGTCAACCGGATGCGGATGGCGCTCGGCGCCCTCGCGGGCGATCAGTACCGCTCCGGCGGGATCGACCCGGGCCTCGTCCTGCTCCTCTCCGAGGACCCGGCCCAGTACCTCGACAAGGCCGCCACGCTGGAGCGGATCACCAGCCGCCAGGCCGCCCAACTGCGGGTGCTCCAGGGCGCGCAGCGGACGCTGCGGCAGGAACGGGCGGAGGCCGCCGCCAAGCTGGTGAAGCTGGAGCACAGCCGCCGGGCCGTGGCCCGCCACAAGCGGACCGTCCAGCGCCGGTTGGCCACGGCGCGGCGGCTGGTGCACCAGTTGCCGCCCAGGGAGTGGGAGACGTACGCGCGCCGCGCCTCGCGGGCGGGCGGACGGGAGCCCGGCGCCCTCGCCGGCGGGCTGCCGGGCTCCGCCCCCGGCTCCGTGCACGGTCGCGGTTCCGGCTCCGTGCACGGCTCCGGCTCCGGATCTGGCTCCGGCTGGGGCGGGTTCCCCGACGGCCTCACCGGCGGGCCGGATTTCGCGCCGTCCTCGGGGCGGGCCGCCGCGGCCGTCGACGCGGCACGGGCGGCCCTCGGGCTGCCGTACGCCTGGGGCCAGGCCGGTCCGACCGCCTTCGACTGCTCCGGGCTGACCCAATGGGCGTACGCCCGCGCCGGGGTGGCCATCCCGCGCACCTCACAGGCCCAGGCGCACGCCGGGCAGCCGGTGCCGCTGTCCCAGGCCCGCCCCGGCGATCTGGTGGTCTACCGCTCCGATGCCAGTCATGTCGCCCTGTACGCGGGCAACGGGCAAGTGATCCATGCCCCTTACCCCGGGGCACGGGTCCGCTATGACCCCGTCGGCATGTTGCCGATCTCTTCCATCACACGCGTCTGA